TGTTGCTGTCACTGTTGGAGTAAAATCCCAGTGTCAAACTTTCCACAATGGTCTGCCCAAGTCCATGAGAGTCCATGTGGGCCCCTCTGTTAAAATATATGTCAGTGCAGCAGCGCCTCTACCGGGACAGTAGTGCACATGTAGTGTTCATGGAGATGCTAAACTACTGCATGTGTATAGATGAAGTCCCCAGGGACACTACAAGTGAACTCTGCAACTGTCTGTGTTCGCATTCTCAGCGGAGTATAATCAAGACTTAGCTTAATCGGCCTGCATTTACTCAAGTTCAGCACAATTTTGACATACTTAGTCCTGGTATGCAAATTACACAGCTAGACTAGATGTTTTGtgactttatgctaagctaagctaactggctacATATTTAGAGTATAGACATGGTAGTGCAATTGATCTTCTCTCCAGCAGTAACACTAATCTAATAATATATAATCATGACACCCTCTTAAAATATTAGCCTAAGTAATTTTTTCAGGgttttcagaaaacacaaaaaactgaaacatgaCCTAGGCCATTATGCTACAGGGGTAGAATCGCATGATCTGTTCAACTGAGGATGTAGGCGATTTTACCAGAGGTGGCCAGCATCCTGAGGAGATGATTTAAACAGTaacttttgacaaaaaatgacttagGCCATTGTTTTAGGAAGGTGGCGAATATACAACCCACAAGAGCTATTTTTATGTACAGTTAACATACTTGTATTTGATACATGCTGATACTTTTTGCTGATTATACTTGTATACCTTTTTGATTTAGAGAGTTTGAATAGTAAGACAACTTGCAATGGAATGTTTTTACGCTCAGGTATGGCTAGTTTTACTGAAATACAGCATGCAAATACTACTTACCACCATTTATTGATTGACAAATGTGGCCTAGCAAGGATGTGGGTTTGAAGTCACCATGTTAACATGGTGGTTAGACATAAAAGtctttttcagacatgggatatgTAATGCTGCTGATTCATCAGTCTGTTCGTAAGTGTAATCGATAGCTTTCTGTCATTCAGATGGAAGTCATTTTAATGTTCCTCCCAGTTTCATTCAGACGTACCCACAGCAGTGCTGGAGAGAGACACAGTATGTGCGCAATATTTATCATTCACACGGGATTAGACAGTACGTCAAGTGATgcataatacataataatgcacTAACAAACAAAAGAGTAAATCAAAATCCATTAtgaaacaaatgatttaactgcagtttcTAAACTGTGGCTGtatgtgtgacagctcacctatctgaagtgaagaaaaatgtgacttgttGATCAATCTTGTCTCAGTATCAGGGTCATTAATAATTATAAGCAATTAATGAAGCTaattctgttgttgtttgtgccTTAATGTATGCAGGTCTCCTGCTGTTGTTTGATGTTGCAAGTAAGCTCAGAgaaaagactcctacaaacaactGGAAGTATGTTGTAATCTTGTGCGTGCCTATTTGTTAATGCAATGGAAAgaagttcagacttgtgccgtGTTGAAGGTGATTCAGAAATCGTACCAGGTCCGATCTAGTAAGATTGCCGTCACAACTTTTATGGAAAAATGAGCAGAGTGTTCTTCTAGACATGAAGCTGACACATTCAaatgctgtcagattaacagaatGTAGTGTGTGAACAAATTTCAGAATCCGTATTCTAAGTGCTTACTGATCATACATAAGCAATTCATAAGTTTAATGCTAAAGAAGTAATAATATGGAGACATTTTTTGCCACCATATGCAATTGTTGGGGTATACCATTTGCTATCCTCAGCTGTGTTGTGTGGAAGGTGTGAAAACTAACGCAGACATTCACACAGAGTTGTGATGGTTTTCAGTGGGACCTCAAGTTATGTCAGTAAGTCAAACAAAATGAtagatgttctgctgttttatctGCAAATGTTCTATCTGGCGTTACGCGTTGCTGCTGTCCATGCAGAGTTAATGTAAAAATAGTCAAATGTCTGCATGCAGTGTGTTCTGCCAGCAAGGCCGGGATATTTTCCCCCAGTTTATGTGACAGTTGATTGTGTAGTTTCCTTTCATGTTCTCCCCCTCTGTGCCATCTTTCTTTGTTAAGTTTGCTGAGAGTGTCTTTGAACCACAGGCATTTTCTCTCAGCGGTGTTCATGCGCCCTGCCAGATCCATcatcatctctctccctctgtctatCCCTCTATAGCTCCTATACTGTCTGTAACTCGCGCACACACAAGCATATACACATGAAGACACTCTCCTGTTGTGCCTGCTCTCTCCACTCCTCCATCAGTTCTGTCGCTGCTTTCAGAACATCTCTGAAAAACACCACTTACATGtgacaaacacatgcatggttatatttgcacacacaaacatgcattcaCACGTACGCCCGGCTGCAAAGAAATGAGAGAATGTCCTCATACAATGGGAAGCCGTCCGCACTTCctgatgttctgctgtgttttaaaaTTATCAGAGCTCTCAGCAGTATGGATTAGAGAAGGTGGCAGATTAGAGTCTGCTGCTAAGTCACCATGGCGAAAACCTTGCTCCCAGCTGACACCGGAGTATTCACATCCCTCTAACCACACAATCTCTTGCCTCCTCAGTCACGTTGCAGCCCATGGGTGCCACCACTTCTCTTAACACTGCTGCTTTACATCTGACAGTTTTGTATTGACTGTTGCATATCTGTCATTGTGATAGTAGAGAACACGTGTGTCGCGTCCTACTTGCCAGGTTAGGTAGATACAACAGATCACCCTGGTAAAGCAATTGTTAGAGAATTTAGAAAATTGGCCATTTGACTTTCACCTGGGAATTAAATATGAAGATTGATCCTACCAAGATCGAttcaaaatgcattaatttccaTATGTCTCACAGTACTTTCTCTTTACAATAGTTCCAAATAAATGTCTCACTCTTgtgaaacaaaagcatttctAGCTGTGAATGTGGTTCTGAGGGAATTTATTAAAAGAATTCTGGGAAATTATCTTTGATGAATAGCTACAAATCATTAGATTTCCCATGTCTTGCATTGTTTGCCAGCTATCTGTTTCCACGCTTTCATATGTAACAAGCAAACTAGAAGACATCCCGCAGTGGGATCACACCAGCTGCAGTGAAACAATTACAGCATTATTGCATGAATACTCAGTGCTCATGGGTCAGACCACACCCATCCTTGAACTCGGCCTTCATTTTGATCTCTGTTAAACATCTGTAAAGCTGTGACTCTATGTCGCACGGTCGTGACGCGATTGTGCTGACAAAATCTGCccacagacacaaatacaaacacctGCCAAAGCACTCAAAACCACCTTTGCAGTAGTTGCTGCAACAGTAGGTATCTCCAGGATGGCATTTTGCCCTGATGACACACGCAAAGACTCACAACGTACAAACAATGCCAGCTTCACTATCAAGGCTGAGAGCCAaaatttatggaaaaaaaatcgagAGAGGCTTGAGGGAGGAGGCTGGCATGTCTGAAAAAGAGCTGGTGTTGCCATAGTCTGGTCCTCAGAGGAAGTGGGCTGCTGCCCTGCTTGTATGCAGGGGGAGTGTCTGTTTGCACAGGTCTCTGTCAGTTAACACTAATCTGCCTGATCTCCACCTCAAAGTCACTCACTTCTCCACATGCAAATAAACATATTCAGTCCTCTTTCAAACCAAAGCCACTATCAAACACTTGTTTGATCAGCAGAGGGCCTGTGAGGCAGATCATtatgcatttgaaaaaaaaaggaaaagcaccCTGTCCCTGCCTTGCAAGGCGAGAACTCACTGTTGCCAGGTTTTTATGTAATTACTCTCACCTTCAGTGGTGGCTGGGAACAACTCAGCTTCCAAAACAGACtgaggtgtctgtgtgtgtgtttctgtgaactATGAGTGGTGCTTGTTGCTGCAGATTGGGCATATATATACTGTACTCTTTCATTGCCCCAGTTTCTTTGTTGGATAGATCAGTTCAGAACATAAAGCCCACCCACACTTCCTCAACTCTAATCCTCAAAACTCTGGATTCATGTACTGGAAGAACTTGAGGGATGAGAGAGTGCTTTCATTGCATTCTATGATAACACTTTGGTCTGTGAAACTTGCTGCTCACtctgtaaagtttttttttttctcaagtaaGTTATTTCTTCAAAAGGAAAACATAGCTGTTTCATTTGTTGTGATGCACCAACAAATTTTCTTCTCTGGTACAGCCAAAGGAGTCTCAAAAAGACGACAGATTTACATTTAGAGCAGCTGTCTAATAAGAGAAACAAGAGCCAAGAATCAGTGTGTGTCTACCACATTAGCAGCATACATGTTGCAGGAACCCTCCCACCCCTGAGCACCAGCCAAATTcctttgtgtgtatgttgtgtgtgtgtgtgtgtgtgcgtcatgTATGAGTGTATGACACTGAAAGGCTAAGCACTGCCTTCCAAACAGACAGGCCTGAACTAGTAAACAGGTGCTGCTTGAGCAGCTGAGGATGAGGACATGGGGCGTCTCCACAAAGCAGGATCAAAGAGAAGTTGCCTCAGCCGCCAGTCATCCCAGCAACTTGATTTATGCCACTGTGTCAGAGAACTTTATGACTGCTTGCAGAAACAGCAGATAAAGTAAAGGTACACAAGTTCCTCCACAGCCCTGCCCCGCATACAACAACATGGCACACAGAAGACGGTGTCGTCATTTATTGATACAGAAGCGTAGTTTTACGGTTTTGACTGGTGACGATGTTTTCTTGCCACGTTCCCTCTGAAGATGAATCTGCCTTTGACATGCAGAGGAGGCTTAATTGTTCTGTCATTTCAACTCTATGTTTGTAATACCGCTCTGTTCCGCAAAGACATTTAACATCAGCTCAATTACAGAGtgtggaaagctgaaaatcctgGCTTGCTGGCAAACCAGTcagattaaattaaatcaagCAATTATCAAAGGTTTGATGCCGCTTCAACAACGCTGATCACAAGCAAAAGCTCTTTTTTGTCAACACATCATAAGCAAACACCGACTGCTATCTCCTGCACGGCACAGCAGAAAGAATGGGAGGCAAGGAGCGGATGAGCATGTGGGTGACGGCATTCAGCCTGGTGGAATTTTAAGATATGGAGGTCTGAGATTCATCAGCCTTAGTCACATGGCTGCGGCGGGATTCCCCGTCTGGTCAAATAAAACGGTGCAGAGAACAGCATTTAATAGAAGAAAGAAATTATTCATCAGTTGTTTCACTCTTGTGATCTGTTCGAATAACAACTATATTTAAGAAAAAGAACTAAATAAGGTTAAGTGTGatatctgaaaagaaaaaaaaacttgccagCAATACTTTTCCCTTGCTCTGAGCAGGATTCTTCCCTttgaagagaggagaagaagagaagtgAAGCCTGCTTGGCTGAAGAAGCCCTGGAGGAGGGTGGTAACTGTCATTTATATTTACAGCCTTCCCAGACACCTCGGGGGCTGTTATCCAGGTGGCCTCTGTTGAAGCTCTCAGAAGCACTCACACCTTTTTCGCAACTCAGAGTATCAATAGACACTGGCTGACTTTGATTCAGCCACATAGAGGTTGTGAGTCATGTGCTCTTGACTGTTAAAACGGGTTGGGTTGGCGCTGGAACTTGAATGCCCTCAGGGATAAAGCATTACTACAGTTCTGAAACTTTATTAGACCAGAGAGGACTCTCTACTATAGGTTTTAAACTCTaatctttttcttctctggcacagagaaggagggagaaccTTAACATctcaaaaaaagatttgaaaatgAGGCAGATAAAGGTGAAAAGGTCTCATCCTCCAaaactgcatctttttttcAGGGGCTCAAAAGGATCACATTGCACTAACTTGTCACATTTATAGTTAACTTTGATAATTTGTCAATACCCTTACATGTGTTCGAGCCTTAAATGGGTGACAGGCTTGTAATCAGTGACTATCCAAGCGGACAGCATTGCAAGACAAGAGTCAATTGCTGTAACTTAGATTCAAGACTAGACTTGTGGCCTTCAGTATATGCACCTTAACGTTTTGACAGTGTATGGATCATTTAACAGCAAACATCTCTGGATACCAAGCAATGTATTCAGTTTGTTCacgcttgaaaaaaaaattgcttcaGTCAATATGTAACTCCTTCAAATCCAGGCCAGATGTGTCTTTAGAAATGTCACTATGCCCTGCTGATAAGAAGAGAAGAGATGACAGATATTCTGTATTTTGGTTTGCAGCGATCCTCTTTTCAAAGTCAAACCCTTCAAACAGTCTAATCCTGTCCTGAATGAGAGCTGGATTATTGTATAACCCCTTCATTGATACGCACCGACACATGCAACACagcgagagggagagagagggagagaaagagggtgAGACGGGAGAGAGAAGCCTAAAATAAAGTTGTATATTCACTTCAGTTGGTGTGAAAAAACTATACAAAGACTTATATAAGCACCCAGCATAAAGGCGGGgaggaacattttaaaaaaatcattaacaGGTTGTCAGAACTGTGATGAAAACCACAGAGAACCCATTGGCATTTCATCAGCTAAACAAGAATATTCAAAAGCTAATAGCTTCTCTTCATGAATTCACCTTTTTGGCATAAATTGACTTAAATGTACACGAACGGTAttaactgaaaacatcaaatcagTCAAATGGTATGTATCTAACTGCAACATTTACACCCAACACATCAAACCTCAACATACAATATTAATGATTTCTATGGGATGCTTTGGAAATGCaaagatgtaaaaattaaaGCCTTCGTATGCAACATTAAAATATGCAGAATAAATCCAAAACAAAGTGACTGTGCTTCCTTTTAGTAATATATACAGACTGCACATAGAAGGCCAAACCCAATCTTTTTATGTCAGACAGTTATTTTGCTTAGTTGTCTTTGATGTATTCACAGTGGaacttacatttaaaaataagaaagcCACTGTATACTCTTCCTGTTGACTACAGTAGCAGCGTGTCTTGTTTTCTACAAAGTGCAGTATtataaagaaatgcaactttttctTTCCCCCACAGCAGGAAATACACAACATTTATGAGGTGATCTAAACTGCCCATGAAATCAGTTATTATGGAGAAATAAATATCTGTCTCCTTAAAAGCAGCCTTGATGTGAAACTTATTTAAAACCCAGCTCTTACATGCCATCACATTTACAAATTAAGGCTAattattttttagtgttttatgatgttttaaaataactgttacaTACTGCTTGTGGATGACGGCGATGGTGAGAAGCACAGCAAAAAAACCCTCAAGCTTCATATGTGGCTGTACGGGGACGGAGATTCATTCGCTTCGACGACAGGGAATAACAACACAATAGCAATACACAATTCCAGCTTCACGAACATTTAAAACTAGAAcgttttattaatttttctaTAAAATCTCAActtttttagaaatatatacAAACGTTCCCTTGTGctataaaacagcaaaataacgtcaacaaaaaaaaagaaaactgcatgTACAAATAAGTTTTTAATATGGAGTGCTTGATTAATTTATGGCATGGATTTGCCTCACAATGGGCAGTTGGTAAGGTCTCGAGCGCCTTTCAACAGCTGCTCTCAGTCCAGTTCAAACATATATGTCACTGCCTCGATTTCCATGAAAAAGCCTCACAACACAACACTCATCTCTCTGACCATTTGCCTCCATTGTCTATGGGGTCCTTTCATTGTCTGTAATCTGTCACCAACAGTACAAGTGTCTTTTTGCCTGTAAGGAAAACATCTATTGCACATTATTCAAGTAGCCCTATGGCACATCCAAATGGTTTATTCCACTCTTTTTGTCTTGGCAACAAtgcgatttttttttcctctaccaAGTTCCTCAATAGGATAAGTGAATCCAGGAGTAGCAGATTTTTTCTCAAACAAAGGCAGCTCTTGTTGCGTGACATGGTTCAAGATACAAAAAAACACCCCACGTTGTATTATCTTCAATGCATTtagcataaataaaacatgaaccTTGATTCTTTTGATGGCACTGTGATTATTATAAGTCTTGGTTAGGgcattaaaagtattttttgggTTTGTACAAAGCTAGCCAGCTTATACACATGTTGGGGGAGGCCGTGTAGGCTCGTATTTAGTACTATGCCCTTTGAGAGATGGGTGAGGCTTGATGTAAGGCCTGCTGCTGGTGAACACACTGGCAGccttcctcctcgtcctcttcTTCAGCTTCCTGCTGAACACATTCTGCCACGACTGCAGAGTCTTTGAGGTCCAGATCCACATACCACTAGTGATGcccaccaccagcagcatgaAGATCTTCACCATGAAGATCTCTACTGCGGGGATGGAGGCCTTCATGACACACTCGTCCGACTCTGGCCCGCTGCTGTCCACGCACTTCTGCTCCTCTGCAAGGATGCGCCAGTAGTCCATGTTGAGCCTCTCATAGAAATAGCAGGCGATGACGCAAGTGGCCGGGACGGTGTAGAGCACGGAGAAGACCCCGATGCGAACCATCAACTTCTCAAGCTTGTCTGTGttctctccttctgtcttcatAATCTTGCGGATGTGGAAGAGGGCCACGAAGCCAGACAGCAGGAAAGAAGTGCCGATAATAAGATAGCAGGAGAGAGGAATGAGCACAAAGCCTGTGAGAGCTTTGACATCCATGCTGCCCACGTAGCAGACGCCTGTCAGCTCATCCCCTGCCACCTTCCTCATCACCAGGATCATGATGGTCTTGACGGCTGGGATGGCCCACGCTGCCAGGTGGAAGTAGCTGCTGTTGGCCTCGATGGCCTCGTGACCCCACTTCTTCCCTGCAGCCAGGAACCATGTGAGGGTCAGGATGACCCACCAGAGGGAGCTGGCCATGCCAAAATAATACAGGATGAGGAACACAATAGTGCAGCCGGTGCTCTCCAGGCCCTCCTGGATAATATACTGGACCCCATTGTCTCTGTCGCAGGCTATTCTGTCAGCACCCACAAAAAGTCGAATGAGGTAGCCCACAGAGTAGACACAGTAGGACATGGAGAGGAAGATGATCGGCCTCTCTGGGTATTTGAAGCGCTGCGGGTCAATGAGGAAGGTGAGCACAGTGAAGGCACTGGAGACAAAGCAGAGGATGGACCAGATGGCCATCCACACCAGAGAGAACTGCTTGTCCCCCTGACTCCAGTATACATCCACTTTGGGGTAGCATTTAGGGGCGCAGGACTCACTCTTCTCCACAAAGTGGAACTTTCCTGGGTTGCTGCACGCCTGCTTGCTGCTGCTGTCCTTCAGGTGCAGGTCCTGTCCACTCAGAGGCCGCTGTGGCCTGAACTCTGGAGGCTGGGTGTGGGACACTTTGGGAGGCTCGTCTGAGCCGTTGTTGGGTGCCTCCATGCAGAGGttgtttgggtcatttttggtgGGCAGACGGGAGCAGTCCAGGGAATCTGGCCAGGGGAAGCTAAACTTCTCCAGCACCGGCAGGCATTTCACTTTCACCTGCTCACACATAACTCTACACGCCGGGATGGGGTTTGACACCTGCTCTGTGCACATGGGAGCGTACAGGGAACACAGGAAAAATTTGAGGTGACTGTGGCATCCATACCTTATGAGAGTGGCAAACTCCTGCAGCTTTATAGCTGCCTCTTTTTGGTCATCGTGGCCCATGAGGTTTGGCATGCGGGTCATGTTGTAGCCGATGTCTTTGCACTGGGGGATACTGATGTGTTGACATCTCCCCTCTCCTGACCAGTCTGGGTCTATTGAGCTGATTGCTGAACCACCACcagtccacagcagcagcagcagcagcagcacacagatCAGGCTCAGTTTAACAGTTGAACACATTCTCTCTTCTTAATTCAGAGAAAACGCACAAGTTTCTTTCATGAAAAAGTCAGTGTTGGCGGTAAAATGGGGAAAAACTTACTCAGCTGTCTTTTTCTAGACCATCGTTTCCACACTTGGGAAATGGAGGGTTAAACAAAAGCATAAATCCCGCTACGGTCCGACAATGTCTCCTCGCTGGCAGTGTGCCGTCAGGTCCATGCTTTCATGCGCTCAGTTAGTGGCTGAAGTGGAGCTACTTGTTCCGTCTCCCGCTCCGCACATATCAGTGTGTTGGGAGCAAAACTGAGTCTCTGGCTCTCCCGATTAGTTCCCTTGATGTTTCCAAAACACTCACTGGTCCGTTTTCACGTTTCATGACACTTTTTTTTCGGGgagtctgtgtctgtgttgctcTGCGATTTCAGTCCCTGTGCGGCAacttggaaaaacaacaaaaataaattcccTCCAGCTCTTTACGCGGCTCCTCGCAAGGCACcagaaaacaatgaatcagcctgcaaaaaaacaatgaatcagCCTGCAAAATAAGTGGGATAAATATCCTCGGTGATCGTCATAAACGTGTCCCAGAAATGAAGGATTACGCTCCTCCCGTAAAGCAGGCAGTTGATGCGTTTGGTG
Above is a genomic segment from Amphiprion ocellaris isolate individual 3 ecotype Okinawa chromosome 6, ASM2253959v1, whole genome shotgun sequence containing:
- the fzd10 gene encoding frizzled-10 — protein: MCSTVKLSLICVLLLLLLLWTGGGSAISSIDPDWSGEGRCQHISIPQCKDIGYNMTRMPNLMGHDDQKEAAIKLQEFATLIRYGCHSHLKFFLCSLYAPMCTEQVSNPIPACRVMCEQVKVKCLPVLEKFSFPWPDSLDCSRLPTKNDPNNLCMEAPNNGSDEPPKVSHTQPPEFRPQRPLSGQDLHLKDSSSKQACSNPGKFHFVEKSESCAPKCYPKVDVYWSQGDKQFSLVWMAIWSILCFVSSAFTVLTFLIDPQRFKYPERPIIFLSMSYCVYSVGYLIRLFVGADRIACDRDNGVQYIIQEGLESTGCTIVFLILYYFGMASSLWWVILTLTWFLAAGKKWGHEAIEANSSYFHLAAWAIPAVKTIMILVMRKVAGDELTGVCYVGSMDVKALTGFVLIPLSCYLIIGTSFLLSGFVALFHIRKIMKTEGENTDKLEKLMVRIGVFSVLYTVPATCVIACYFYERLNMDYWRILAEEQKCVDSSGPESDECVMKASIPAVEIFMVKIFMLLVVGITSGMWIWTSKTLQSWQNVFSRKLKKRTRRKAASVFTSSRPYIKPHPSLKGHSTKYEPTRPPPTCV